The Filimonas lacunae genomic sequence TAAAGCCACCGGCTGAGTAGTAGGCATGTCCTTCGGCCAGGGCATCTATGTCCAGCAGTATTTCTTCTGCGGCTTCCAGGCTGCCTTTTTTGCGGCAGTATTTGTAATACTGTTTACCATCTTCGGTGCGGGTGTAGTAGTAGTAACCGTTTTTAAATACCGGAACGGATTCATCTTTCTCTTTAATCCGTTTTTTCATTTCTGTAAACAGGTTTTCCCTAAAGCTTTTCAGGCCATCCAGCATGGTATCCAGGTAGGCGTTTTCGGCCTTCAGGTAGTCTACTACCTGGGTGCTGTCTGGCCCCTTCTTAAAATAGTCGATCATCCAGTAATAAGGATCGGTTACCGTATCACCGTGTATCACTCTTATATGTTCTTTAGTGGCGGCAACAGGAGGTGTTACTCCCTGCGGCCATTGGTATGTGTTCTCCTTCATATTCTTTTGTGTGGTGTTGTTATTACAGGCAGCGAGTGTTGTAAATAGCAGAGCAAGGGTATATGTTATTTTCATAAGTGAGGTTTAGAAATACAATATACCACATAAAACACAAAAGACTGTTCGTGCAGGAACAGTCTTCTGGCTATTAGTACAAGTATATATACAACTTCGGAAACCGCCGATTACTCAGCGATCAAAGAAGCTAATGTATATTCTTTATTCAGACGGGCGATGTTTGATAGTGAAATGCCTTTAGGACAGGTTGCTTCACAAGCACCAGTGTTGGTACATGCGCCAAAGCCTTCTTTATCCATTTGAGCAATCATGTTCAGTACCCTGGTGTCAGCTTCGGGCTCACCTTGTGGCAGCAAGGCCAGGTGCGAAACCTTAGCGCTCACAAATAACATAGCCGAGCTGTTTTTACAAGCTGCTACACACGCACCGCAACCAATACAGGTAGCTGCAGCGAAAGCGGCATCAGCTTTTTCTTTTTTGATAGGTAAGGAGTTGGCGTCAACGGCATTACCGGTATTTACAGAAATATAACCACCGCTCTGGATAATGCGGTCGAAAGAAGAACGGTCCACTACCAGGTCTTTGATAACCGGGAAAGCTTTTGCTCTCCAGGGCTCTACAACGATGGTATCGCCATCTTTAAACGCACGCATGTGTAACTGACAGGTTGTGTTCAGTTCCCATGGGCCGTGTGGTTTACCGTTGATATACATAGAGCAGGCGCCACAAATACCTTCACGGCAATCGTGGTCGAACGCTACTGCATCTTTACCTTCATGAATCAGCTGCTCGTTCAGTACGTCGAACATTTCCAGGAAAGACATTTCCGAAGAAATATCTTTCAGTTTATACGTTTCAAATCCGCCTTTAGAATCGCTGTTTGCTTGTCTCCACACTTTCAGTGTGAGGTTCATATTATAATGTTCCATAGCAAC encodes the following:
- a CDS encoding succinate dehydrogenase/fumarate reductase iron-sulfur subunit, with the translated sequence MEHYNMNLTLKVWRQANSDSKGGFETYKLKDISSEMSFLEMFDVLNEQLIHEGKDAVAFDHDCREGICGACSMYINGKPHGPWELNTTCQLHMRAFKDGDTIVVEPWRAKAFPVIKDLVVDRSSFDRIIQSGGYISVNTGNAVDANSLPIKKEKADAAFAAATCIGCGACVAACKNSSAMLFVSAKVSHLALLPQGEPEADTRVLNMIAQMDKEGFGACTNTGACEATCPKGISLSNIARLNKEYTLASLIAE